A segment of the Flavobacterium azooxidireducens genome:
AATCGGGTTACTACTACCGAAGAAGAAATGGAAGCTTTCCGCATTGTGATTGCCATTTTACGTCGAAAACTTCCTGTAGAACGCATTGTTCACCGCGACACGCAATCCTATTTTGGCATTCTGCTGGACGACAACAACCGTAAACCTTTGTGCCGACTACACCTCAACGGAAGCAAAAAATACATTGGTCTGTTTCATGAAAACAAAACCGAAACCAAACAACCGTTGCAAAGCATTGATGATATTTATTTGTTTGAGAAGGAGTTGTTGGAGACAGTGGGCTTGTATGATTTAGAATAACTTAAAAACAAATAATATGAAAAACTATTTAATTCTGTTGCTATTAACTGCAACTACGATAACTTTCTCACAAGAAGCAAAAAAAGAACTTGAAAAAGAGAAAACAAAAATTGATGTATTTGCATCAAAAACCGGAAGCATTATCAAGTTTACCGATTTCAAACTTTCAGGTATAAAATCTCTTTACGGAGGTTTATCTGAAACACGAATTAGAAAAATAAATTCCGGTGCATTGAGTAGCTTTTTTTTCAAATTGAAAAACAAGGCAAATATAATTCTTCAATTGCATCAATTGAATATACAGATTTATTAGAAGTTGTAAAAGCAATTAATTCCTTAAAATCAGAAGTAGAAAAAGACATTCTTTCTAACCCTGATTATTTAGAAAACAAATTTACAACCGTTGATGGTTTCAAAGTGGGATATATGATTAATAAAGGGAAAGCAACTTGGTACCTTCAATTGGAAAAATATGGTTCTGACAATAGTATCTTTATTGAAAATATTGAGACTATAGAAAAAGCTTTTGAAGAAGCGAAAAATAAAATTGATGAATTAAAATAATAAATTTTAAAAAAATAGCTTTCAAATTTGAAATAATATGGAAAACTCAGATTTATATTTAATCATTTTAGTAGTATTTATAATATTATCAATTATAATTTTAAGAGAAGTAGTATGTTGGTATTTCAAAATAAACCAAAGGATTGCTTTACAAGAAAAAACTATTGAACTCCTAACAAAAATAATTGAGAAGAATCATATTTAATTATGAAATCAATTTTACTTTTTCTATCATTAACTTTATCAATCCAAGCCCAACCCGCCCTGCTCTCCTGGAACCTCTCCAACCTCGGTTCCACCAAATCCGACACCACAATCCAATTCATCGCCAATCAAATAAAAGCCTACGACATCGTAGCCTTGCAAGAAATAGTTGTCAACCCTAGTGGTGCACAAGCTGTAGCTCAATTGGCAGAGGAACTCAACCGCACCGGCAACAAGTGGGATTATGCTGTGAGCGAACCCACGAGTAGCAGTGCCTACAAAACCGAACGCTATGCGTATTTATGGCAAACGGCAAAAGTGCAACTCATTGGCCAACCGCGGCTCGAAAAAAAGTATGCGTTGGAAATTGACCGAGAACCGTTTTATGCTACGTTTCAATATCGGGATAAACAATTTACGATCGTTAACTTTCATGCAATTACCAAAAAAAGACAACCGGAAACGGAGATTAAGTACTTTAAATTTTTGCCGGAAGAATATCCCGATTTAAACTTGTTTTTTGTGGGCGATTTTAATTGTCCGGAAACGCATTCGGTATTTAATCCGTTGAAAAAAATGGGGTATGTTCCCGCTTTTGAAAATCAGAAAACCACCTTGCGATCCAATTGCATTGAGCAAGATTGTTTGGCTTCGCCGTTTGACAACATGTATTATCGAACGGATAAAATAAAGGTGCTTCAACAGGGAATTATTCCATTTTATGAACGTTTTGAAACATTAAATGATGCCCGAAAAATCTCAGACCATGTTCCGATTTGGGTTTCTTTTGAATTACTTTAAAAATCAATCGTATGAAAAAAATACTACTTCTTTTTTCTATTTTTCTTTTTACACTATGCAGTTGTAAAAAAGAAAAAAGTCAGTCGGAAACGGATCTTGAACCCAAACCGTTTTTTGCTCCTTCCACTGTGTTGGAAGAGCCAAAAGCCGAACCCACTTATCACGAAGATACTGCTACGCAATATGAATATCGGGTAGGCGAATCGGGTGATTATACGTATAACTACGATGTGGTGGGCGAAGATAGCAAGGGTAATAAAGTATCCGGCAACATCACTATCAAAGACCAATATGGCAATGGAAAACTGACTAACCACGAAGGCAGTACGTTTACGGTTACAGCAGAATGGATTGGCTATGGTAAATTATTGGCTAAAGATGAAAAAGAGAACGAATACTTTTTGGTGGCAGAATAAAACGGTATATTTATAATCCAATACAAGACTATGAAAAAATTACTCTTAATTTTACTCTTTCCGTTACTTTCAGATTCCAATGTAGCAGAAGACGTTTACATCTGCAACAGCAAAAACGCAACCAAATACCATAAAAAGGAATTTTGTCGCGGTTTGGGTGCTTGTAAAAAAGAAACCAAAAAAGTGACTTTGAAGGAAGCAAAAGATTTGGGTTTGACGTTGTGTGGTTGGGAGGATTGAGAATGGGGGCGATCGATGTATATTATCCTAAAAAAGTTTACGGGAATGCTTAAAAAAGTTGGCTTGGAATGGTTTTGTTTTTCTAAAAATAAGCTGCTTTACAACTTTCAATCATAATAGAACATAAGTTCATAGCAAATAACAATCTCATAAAAACCTTTGTCAAAGTTTTGAACTTTGACAAAGGTTTATTTATTATACACAAATTAATTGACATTTTCCCAAATTGACACATCGACACATTGACACATTGACACATTGCCCCATTTGTACCAACCAACTTAAATCCCTAATTTTGAGACAATGAATGTGCTTTTCAAAGGATTTTAGGTTAGAAGAAGTAAAAAATTAGTGAACCATCACTAAAAAAATAAAACAATATCGCATAATGAAACAACTGATTTTAGTAATAGTACTATTATTTCCATGCTTTATAATAGGACAAAATGGAATAAATACAACTACGTTGTCTGATAAAACGAAACAAGACATTATTCTGCTTGTCAAAGATTTATATAGCAAAAAACCTTCTTTTTCTTTTAATATTACACATAAAGATTTGGATAGATCATTTGAAGAAATGTCAGATGGTAAAAAATATGATGAGCAAAAATTAAATGATTTATTACAAAAGCTTTCCACAGACAGTATTAATCCGTTTTTTCTAAACAATATTGCTGAATATTATTCAAAGAAAAAAAAATCTGATTTAGCGAATAAATACTATTCAAAAGCACTTACTACTATAGACATTCGATATTTTGATAAAGACAGTGCTTTTTTCTACTCGTTCAGGGGAGTTTTAAAGAGCAATCTCAATGATGCAAATGCATTACTTGATTTTGACAAGTCACTTAAAATCAATCCAAAAGATTCAATTTCAATGTTTTTTTATCCTTTAATTCTGCTTAAAAATGGTGATTATAAAAGATCTAGAGAAGTAATTAAGGAGATGTTAACGAGTGATAACAAAAATATTTCAATCCCTTATTTTTATTTGATTTTTACCGAAATATTTGAAAATTCACAAAATTTATTTATGCAAATAGGAGAAGATAAAAATCTTAAAAAAACTTATGCTACGAAAGATCATACCGAAATTTTTAATTATGATTTACTCAATGAATACCGCCTAAAATATAAAAATAATCATCAAATAGAAAATTGTTGGATAATGTCACATATTATGGGTCTTTTTTGTAAAGTTATTTTTTTTGAGCTTGACAGTAAAAACAATTTAGTATTAAACTATACAGCAAATGAAAAAAATAAAATCAATGAACTAATTGAAAAAATCAGTGAATTAAAAGACCAAAAAAAACTGAATGACTTTACCGTAAATAAATGCTTAGGGTATCTTTATTTTATGAAAGAAGATTGGGAAAAATCATTACACTTTTTTAATAAAGCAATTGAAGTCTTTCCAATTGATAAAAAGGATGAAAATTTTAATGCAACAGATTGTTATAATGTAGTTTCACTAATTTATAATTTAAAATCTGATTCAATAAATTATAGAAAAACGTTAAATACTAAAATAGCAATCGAAACAGAAAGTGAAAATACTGTTGAGGAATTGACTCTTCTTGCTTTTGATTATTACCTAAGTGAAGATCTTGTAAAAGCCGAAGAATATTGTAAAAAGATTAGAGAAATAGACTCTTCTGACTTTAACAGCTTACGATTACTATCTCATATCAACTTTATAAAAGGATTTAAATCATTAGCTCAATTTTACGGAGAAAGTGCATCAAGTTATTTAAAAGACGATGACGATAATTACAACTTGATAATGCAATTTGCAATTTATCAGCTCTATAATGGTGATTTTACTACTGCTCAAAATAATATTGAAATTGCAAAAAACATAAAAGGTGATGATGATTGTGATTTATGTACTACGTTAATGAATATAATAAAACACGGCAAATAAAAAAAGTTATTTCTAAACTTAAAACTGTTGAAAAACAAGCAATGTTTCTGCTTGACTTTGCTCCGAGAAGTCTCACTTCTACATTTGAAAGTTGCAACAATTCATAAGAACCAATTTCAATTGTATGATTTTGGATTTATCGAATAATGTTTATTAATAAAGTTGCGAATTTGTGGTGTAGTTGGAAAAATTAAACTTCAAAAATCAACCCAACTTCGGCAATCGTATTAACTGCTTTGTATAAATAAGGTTACTTTCTATGCACTCTTTCTGCAAAGTCAGTAATGTTCGGGTAGAAGGTCGCAATTGCAATTGTAGAATGGCATTATATTTTTCAATTAATTCTTGCTCGGCAGTCATTATTTCGTTGATGATTTTTTCATCATCACAGGCTGAAAAAACCCATTTTATAGAAGTCCATGCTCGTTTTACGTAGTCTAGCAAACTTTCGTCTTCATCTAAAATACCTAAGAATTCAAATTCACCTATTAATTCTGTGGCAAATTCTTTAGATTCTTGCGACTTTTTTTCAAAATAAATTTTCAGGTTATCGTCTGAAGCAAATTTTATGGCATTTTGAAAACCTTCATAGTTTTCCAAAATCAAATCCAATAGCACATCTAATTGGTCATTTAACGTTTTTTCGATAGTCTTCATAAATGTTGTATTTCCGAGAAATACTAATTAGATATACAGCTTCGAATAGAGAAATTTGGTTTCTTCGCTAGTCTTAGTCAATATGATTGCCAATCATAACTATTTATTTTAATTAATAATTACCGTTATTATTTTCTTTTTTTAAGTAAATGTAACTTTTTTCGACTATGCTAAATGACGCAAAAAAGTTTAAAAATAACTCAAAAAAAAAGTGGTTTCCGTTTTAACAAAAACCACTTACCATTTTAAATACATGACAACTACATAAAAACAAATGATTTATAAAATAAAATTTCAGCAAATTTGTATTCAAAAATTCACTTAAAAAATTAAAAAACTTAAACTATTTAAGCCGATGAACTTCGCTCATTCAATAGCTTTTTATATTGTTTTGGATTCCATCCGTATTTCTCTTTAAAAATTTTAGAAAAATAACTTTTACTGGTCAATCCAACACTGTAAACAATTTCAGAAATGTTTAATTCTGTTGTTCTAATTAAGTTTTCGGCAGCTTCCACACGAGCATTTCTAATATAATCGGCCACTGTTCTGTTGTGCAAAATTTTAAATCCTATTTGCAATTTATGTGGAGGCAGTCCTGTTTTTTTAGTAAGGAATTTTACGGAATAATCAAGCTCCGGATTATTTTTAATAAATTCTGAAACTTCTTTAATTCGCTCCATATTCTTTTTGGTCAAAGAAGAAGAATTACTGGTAACAATCGATTCATCGCTCAAATGTTGTTCTACATTTAAAGCCAAGATTGAAAATACGATACTATTAATCAGCAAATTCCTTGTTAGACCATGCTGTTCAATGGCATTCAATTCTTCAATTTTCTTTGCGATTTTCAAGTTATAGGAACTAATGTAAGCAAATTGATGAGTGTTCGGGCATTTAAAGAAATTTGAGTGTAGGTGATCGTATAAATCACTATCATTTACATTAGAAGCATCCAACGTAATAATTGAAACCTTGATTTCATTCTCTTTTTTAAAATAGAAATACGATTTTTTATCAATTTTATTTGAAAAAATACCAGTTTGAAATTGAGTCAATTTATTTTTCTTTTTGTTTTCAAAAAAACTTTGAAACAATTCTCCTTTGGAGCAATAAGCAAAATGCAAAAAATGTACATTTTCTGTTAGATAAAGCAACGAACTATTAATCTTAAAAGTTATGTTAAACTCGATGTAGGTAATGGCATTTTCAACCGAAGCACCACATATAGTTCCGATAGCAATGTCATTATTTATTTTTAAAATATATTCATTCGATTTTATAACCAAAGCACCACCCAATTGGGCATGTAATTGATCAAAAATTGAAGCAATTGTGTTGGATTCAATATTAATCGTTTTCATCATTCTTATCTTAAATTACAACTAGTAGAAGCAATTCATATTGTTCTACTTTTTGGCAAAAATTAAATAGATTTTGATTGGCTTTGAAGGTTTGTTTTACTATTTTTAATAAGTTAAAAAAATAAATTCTAGCTAATAAAATACTGTATTTTTATTAAATTAAAATTTATAATTAATCTATTTAGTTTTTATGTTATTATTAATTTAATTTTTTAACTAAATTGCATTGTACAAAATTCAACAGAAATTACTAAAAATGAATTACAAGATTTTTTTGAGTTTTTATATAATTTTAAGTTTTCGATAAACTATTGAAGAAAACTTTTACCTCTGTCATATATTTTTCAGCGTTAATAAGAAGCAACGAAGTTCATGTTGAATTATCAATTATATTTGTAGTAAAGTCAAATCAACAAAAATCATCATACGTATGCGTATA
Coding sequences within it:
- a CDS encoding endonuclease/exonuclease/phosphatase family protein, which produces MKSILLFLSLTLSIQAQPALLSWNLSNLGSTKSDTTIQFIANQIKAYDIVALQEIVVNPSGAQAVAQLAEELNRTGNKWDYAVSEPTSSSAYKTERYAYLWQTAKVQLIGQPRLEKKYALEIDREPFYATFQYRDKQFTIVNFHAITKKRQPETEIKYFKFLPEEYPDLNLFFVGDFNCPETHSVFNPLKKMGYVPAFENQKTTLRSNCIEQDCLASPFDNMYYRTDKIKVLQQGIIPFYERFETLNDARKISDHVPIWVSFELL
- a CDS encoding DUF2383 domain-containing protein codes for the protein MKTIEKTLNDQLDVLLDLILENYEGFQNAIKFASDDNLKIYFEKKSQESKEFATELIGEFEFLGILDEDESLLDYVKRAWTSIKWVFSACDDEKIINEIMTAEQELIEKYNAILQLQLRPSTRTLLTLQKECIESNLIYTKQLIRLPKLG
- a CDS encoding AraC family transcriptional regulator, which gives rise to MKTINIESNTIASIFDQLHAQLGGALVIKSNEYILKINNDIAIGTICGASVENAITYIEFNITFKINSSLLYLTENVHFLHFAYCSKGELFQSFFENKKKNKLTQFQTGIFSNKIDKKSYFYFKKENEIKVSIITLDASNVNDSDLYDHLHSNFFKCPNTHQFAYISSYNLKIAKKIEELNAIEQHGLTRNLLINSIVFSILALNVEQHLSDESIVTSNSSSLTKKNMERIKEVSEFIKNNPELDYSVKFLTKKTGLPPHKLQIGFKILHNRTVADYIRNARVEAAENLIRTTELNISEIVYSVGLTSKSYFSKIFKEKYGWNPKQYKKLLNERSSSA